Proteins encoded by one window of Sphingosinicella sp. BN140058:
- a CDS encoding Gfo/Idh/MocA family protein → MADLDRRDLLIGLSGLAAAASAGACRAAEPPARKIGYAIVGLGYYATRIIMPQFANCRFSRLAALVSGDPAKARTLAAQYDVPERSLYSYQTFDRIRDNPDVDVVYVILPNSMHAEYTIRAAQAGKHVVTEKPMSVSVAEAEAMIAACSKAGKKLAVGYRSHFQPHNLHAIRLVRDGAIGRPRYLLAEHGFVQGDPTKWRLKKALAGGGSLMDMGVYSVQAARYLTGEEPVAVTARSTTDRKDPRFAEVEDLSAWTLEFPSGAINHGMSSYSSNHNFVRLTGDKGRIELEPATPYEGQTLSLTRDGRKEQLTPPPGPAVNQFVGQLDHMAECILNDRQPLISGEMGLQDMRIVDAIYRSAAGGGTIRL, encoded by the coding sequence ATGGCGGATCTGGACAGGCGCGACCTTCTGATCGGGCTCAGCGGGCTTGCCGCCGCGGCGAGCGCCGGCGCCTGCCGCGCCGCCGAGCCGCCCGCGCGCAAGATCGGCTATGCGATCGTCGGCCTCGGCTATTACGCCACCCGGATCATCATGCCGCAATTCGCCAATTGCCGCTTCAGCCGCCTCGCCGCTCTGGTCAGCGGCGACCCTGCCAAGGCACGAACTCTTGCCGCCCAGTACGACGTCCCGGAACGCTCGCTGTACAGCTACCAGACGTTCGATCGGATCCGCGACAATCCCGACGTCGATGTTGTCTACGTCATCCTGCCCAACAGCATGCACGCCGAATATACCATCCGGGCGGCGCAGGCGGGCAAGCATGTCGTCACCGAAAAGCCGATGTCGGTCAGCGTCGCCGAGGCCGAGGCGATGATCGCCGCCTGCAGCAAGGCAGGCAAGAAGCTGGCGGTCGGCTATCGCAGCCATTTCCAGCCGCACAATCTCCACGCGATCAGGCTGGTCCGAGACGGCGCGATCGGCCGCCCGCGCTACCTGCTCGCCGAACACGGCTTCGTCCAGGGCGATCCGACCAAGTGGCGCCTTAAGAAGGCGCTCGCCGGCGGCGGTTCGCTGATGGACATGGGCGTCTACTCCGTCCAGGCGGCCCGCTATCTCACCGGCGAGGAGCCGGTCGCGGTCACCGCGCGCAGCACCACCGATCGCAAGGACCCGCGCTTTGCCGAGGTCGAGGATCTGAGCGCCTGGACGCTCGAATTCCCGTCGGGCGCGATCAACCACGGCATGTCGTCCTACAGCTCCAACCACAATTTCGTCCGCCTGACCGGCGACAAGGGCCGGATCGAGCTCGAGCCGGCAACGCCTTATGAAGGCCAGACGCTGAGCCTCACCCGGGACGGCCGCAAGGAACAGCTCACCCCGCCTCCCGGCCCAGCGGTCAACCAGTTCGTTGGCCAGCTCGATCACATGGCCGAATGCATTCTCAACGATCGGCAGCCGCTCATCTCCGGCGAGATGGGCCTCCAGGACATGCGCATCGTCGACGCCATCTACCGCTCGGCGGCCGGCGGCGGAACGATCAGGCTTTGA
- a CDS encoding type II toxin-antitoxin system ParD family antitoxin, which yields MASSVNLGEQLENFITDAVKNGRYGSRSEVLREGVRLVQEREARWARYEAEIDGAAEPTNGARIPATNGRVWIS from the coding sequence ATGGCAAGTAGCGTAAATCTGGGCGAGCAGCTCGAAAATTTCATCACCGATGCAGTCAAGAACGGCCGCTACGGCTCCCGCAGCGAAGTGCTTCGCGAAGGCGTTCGATTGGTCCAGGAGCGTGAGGCCCGCTGGGCCCGCTACGAAGCCGAGATCGACGGTGCGGCCGAGCCGACCAACGGCGCCCGCATCCCCGCGACCAACGGCCGCGTCTGGATTTCCTGA